A region of Moorena producens PAL-8-15-08-1 DNA encodes the following proteins:
- a CDS encoding YlqD family protein, whose translation MDDSNKNLLLKRPINIKAIVTPRWKEEVQQQLQNQINQIDGQLQQIDIQGQKAIAEIKKQSMDPPGPQVSQQIESIQMQVNQKKSELLDQKNQQLQQLQQVQTLELDQEVSQGQLESFFRVEEGDNLVKKMNVEILLRDGVIEEIRGDI comes from the coding sequence ATGGACGACTCTAACAAGAACTTACTCTTGAAACGGCCAATTAATATCAAAGCCATCGTTACCCCTCGATGGAAGGAAGAGGTTCAGCAACAACTACAAAATCAAATCAACCAAATCGACGGCCAACTGCAACAGATTGATATTCAGGGACAAAAAGCGATCGCTGAGATTAAAAAGCAGAGCATGGATCCTCCTGGTCCTCAGGTATCGCAACAAATTGAAAGTATTCAAATGCAGGTCAATCAAAAGAAAAGTGAACTGCTAGACCAGAAAAACCAGCAACTTCAGCAACTACAACAAGTCCAAACCCTCGAACTCGACCAGGAAGTTAGTCAAGGTCAGCTAGAAAGCTTCTTCAGGGTGGAAGAGGGAGATAACCTAGTCAAAAAGATGAACGTGGAAATTCTGCTGCGGGATGGGGTTATCGAAGAAATTCGCGGTGATATTTAA
- a CDS encoding PEP-CTERM sorting domain-containing protein (PEP-CTERM proteins occur, often in large numbers, in the proteomes of bacteria that also encode an exosortase, a predicted intramembrane cysteine proteinase. The presence of a PEP-CTERM domain at a protein's C-terminus predicts cleavage within the sorting domain, followed by covalent anchoring to some some component of the (usually Gram-negative) cell surface. Many PEP-CTERM proteins exhibit an unusual sequence composition that includes large numbers of potential glycosylation sites. Expression of one such protein has been shown restore the ability of a bacterium to form floc, a type of biofilm.), whose product MKKLSTITLTAALVTLGTVGANPALADTYLLDFEKDDAGKVLKAGTKTNIGNQWEKWGVHITSNTGSNHPLRLFNSNCGPDFGITCTGGDADLATGPSFRTKPQGNVLIINENKNKTPDDWAGGGIISFVFDKAVSLDFVKLLDIDENPKNKDGFVKAFLEDGSKVKKSLKLGTDNSLSTYDFSDLPEYSVTKLKIKLPGSGAVSGIKFRNFPEPPKSSKKVPEPTSALGLFMLGAIGAGSVFKRHK is encoded by the coding sequence ATGAAAAAGTTATCAACAATTACGCTGACAGCAGCCTTAGTTACTTTGGGAACAGTAGGTGCTAATCCCGCTCTAGCTGATACATACTTACTGGATTTTGAAAAGGATGATGCTGGTAAAGTTCTCAAGGCGGGGACTAAAACAAATATTGGGAACCAATGGGAAAAATGGGGTGTGCATATAACTAGTAACACAGGGTCTAATCATCCTTTAAGGTTATTCAACAGCAATTGCGGACCTGATTTTGGGATTACATGCACGGGTGGAGACGCTGACTTAGCCACGGGACCTTCCTTTAGGACAAAGCCACAGGGTAACGTCCTAATCATTAACGAGAACAAAAATAAAACACCCGATGACTGGGCTGGCGGTGGCATCATTTCCTTTGTTTTTGATAAAGCCGTTTCTCTCGATTTCGTCAAGCTTCTAGACATTGATGAGAATCCGAAGAATAAAGACGGATTTGTTAAAGCGTTTCTGGAGGATGGCTCAAAAGTTAAAAAATCACTAAAACTTGGCACAGACAACTCCCTATCCACTTATGATTTCAGCGATCTTCCTGAGTATTCAGTGACCAAGCTAAAGATTAAACTACCAGGAAGTGGTGCGGTCTCTGGCATCAAGTTTCGCAATTTTCCAGAGCCCCCTAAGAGTTCTAAGAAAGTTCCCGAACCAACTTCGGCATTGGGTCTGTTTATGTTGGGTGCTATCGGTGCCGGGTCAGTGTTCAAGCGCCATAAATAA
- the arsS gene encoding arsenosugar biosynthesis radical SAM (seleno)protein ArsS (Some members of this family are selenoproteins.), whose amino-acid sequence MIKTDVSAVTPFHKKLQSPLSKQPITVLQINLGKRCNLACSHCHVEAGPKRTEELSPEICDQLITLIHQFPQIKTVDLTGGAPEMNYGFKPLVEAAYQTGKEVIVRSNLTIYFEPGYEDIPDYFAKHQLRVVASLPCYLEDNVDKMRGKGVYDDSIRAIQWLNRLGYGTNPNLILDLVYNPSLPLSETFSLTPNQVKLEKDYKVFLKEQFDIEFNQLFTITNIPVGRTKFHLQRTKLYAPYMVFLENSFNASTVEHLMCRNELSIDYLGNVYDCDFNQMENVAATSGTGERLTVSKLLEAGSLDIIEEIRTASYCYGCTAGSGSSCGGALI is encoded by the coding sequence ATGATTAAAACAGACGTTTCAGCTGTTACACCGTTCCACAAAAAACTGCAATCTCCCTTAAGTAAACAGCCAATCACGGTTTTACAAATTAATCTGGGTAAGCGTTGTAATCTAGCTTGTAGTCACTGCCATGTGGAAGCTGGTCCTAAACGAACTGAAGAACTTTCTCCAGAAATTTGTGACCAGCTTATTACCCTGATTCATCAGTTTCCTCAAATTAAGACGGTTGACTTGACTGGTGGTGCGCCAGAGATGAACTATGGCTTTAAGCCATTAGTTGAAGCAGCCTACCAAACTGGAAAGGAGGTGATTGTTCGGTCAAATTTGACCATTTATTTTGAACCGGGATATGAGGATATACCTGACTATTTCGCTAAGCACCAATTACGAGTAGTAGCTTCTTTGCCTTGTTATCTGGAAGATAATGTAGATAAAATGCGCGGCAAGGGAGTTTACGATGATTCGATTCGGGCGATTCAATGGCTGAATCGGTTGGGCTATGGTACAAACCCCAACTTAATTCTTGATTTGGTCTACAATCCCTCCTTGCCATTGAGTGAAACGTTTTCTCTGACTCCTAATCAGGTTAAGTTGGAAAAGGATTATAAAGTCTTCCTAAAAGAACAGTTTGATATTGAATTCAACCAGCTATTTACAATTACCAATATCCCCGTTGGTAGAACAAAGTTTCATTTACAACGCACCAAGCTATATGCTCCCTATATGGTGTTTCTAGAAAATAGTTTCAATGCCAGTACGGTGGAGCATTTGATGTGTCGCAATGAACTGTCTATTGACTATTTGGGTAATGTCTACGATTGCGATTTTAATCAGATGGAAAATGTAGCAGCAACGTCTGGCACTGGAGAAAGGTTGACAGTTAGTAAACTTCTGGAAGCAGGAAGTTTAGACATAATTGAGGAAATTCGTACCGCTTCCTATTGCTATGGCTGTACAGCAGGGTCTGGTTCCAGTTGTGGTGGTGCTTTAATTTGA
- a CDS encoding AMP-dependent synthetase/ligase, with protein sequence MSKNQYAERLRQQERVYLKRVADYSSLQSIPEIWPLAAQRFGSIIALQDPHAVGAHGAPPSTLTYTQLHEQIEQFAAGLQSLGFQPKLDEKGIPTRIALFADNSPRWLVADQGIMSAGAVNVVRSGQAEREELLYILEDSGSTALVVENLKTLEKFGDRLDGLPIELVILLSEEQPLSTGSSRQIVNYTQLMEAGASRSLTKANHNRETLATLLYTSGTTGKPKGVMLSHGNLLHQVNSLGTVIEIEKGARVLSILPTWHAYERSAEYFLLSQGSTQIYTNLRHVKKDLKTFKPNFMVGVPRLWESIYEGVQKQFREQPEGKQKLVQNLLGISQRYIDARRLAQGLTLDNLNPSPIQKLLATVQASYLWPVHQLANKLVYQKVREATGGEIKQVISGGGSLARHLDNFFEIIGVEVLVGYGLTETSPVTNARRSYRNLRFSAGLPLPDTQIRIVDPKTHQPLPQGQRGLVMVKGPQVMQEYYHKPEATAKAIDPDRWFDTGDLGWVTPQNDLVLTGRAKDTIVLTNGENIEPQPIEDACLRSAYIDQIMLVGQDQKALGALIVPNLDALQGWAAAQNLPLDVSAPDVDLNTTKEVQRLYRTELNREVQNRPGYRQDDRISTFRLILEPFSQENGMMTQTFKIRRPVVTQRYRAIIDGMFA encoded by the coding sequence ATGTCGAAAAACCAGTATGCAGAACGCCTCAGACAACAAGAGAGAGTTTACCTCAAGCGTGTTGCTGATTACTCTTCACTACAGTCGATACCAGAAATTTGGCCCCTTGCTGCCCAACGCTTTGGGTCAATCATTGCTCTGCAAGACCCTCACGCTGTGGGAGCTCATGGTGCTCCACCCTCGACCCTGACCTATACCCAGTTGCACGAGCAAATCGAGCAATTTGCGGCTGGATTACAATCTCTAGGTTTCCAGCCAAAACTCGATGAGAAGGGTATTCCTACCCGAATTGCGTTATTTGCTGATAACTCTCCTCGATGGCTAGTTGCGGATCAGGGGATCATGAGTGCAGGAGCAGTAAATGTGGTGCGCTCAGGTCAAGCAGAACGGGAGGAATTACTTTATATTCTCGAAGATAGCGGTAGCACGGCTCTGGTGGTAGAAAACCTCAAAACTTTGGAAAAATTTGGCGATCGCTTGGATGGGCTACCCATTGAATTAGTGATTCTCCTTTCTGAAGAACAACCACTATCGACCGGATCATCCCGACAAATTGTTAACTATACTCAACTCATGGAAGCTGGGGCATCTCGGTCTCTTACCAAAGCTAACCACAACCGGGAAACCTTGGCAACTCTGCTATATACTTCTGGTACCACAGGTAAACCCAAAGGGGTGATGCTGAGCCATGGTAATCTCCTGCATCAGGTCAACAGCCTTGGTACAGTAATAGAAATCGAAAAAGGCGCTCGCGTTCTTTCTATCCTGCCTACCTGGCACGCCTACGAACGCTCAGCGGAGTATTTTCTATTATCTCAGGGTTCCACCCAGATTTACACCAACCTGCGCCATGTCAAAAAAGACCTTAAAACCTTCAAACCTAACTTTATGGTCGGAGTACCCCGACTGTGGGAATCGATCTATGAGGGGGTGCAAAAGCAGTTTCGTGAGCAACCGGAAGGTAAGCAGAAATTAGTCCAAAACCTGCTAGGGATCAGTCAACGCTACATTGATGCACGGCGGCTTGCTCAGGGGTTGACCTTAGATAATTTAAATCCTTCACCAATCCAAAAACTATTGGCCACAGTGCAAGCTTCCTATTTATGGCCGGTTCATCAATTGGCTAATAAACTAGTTTATCAAAAAGTCCGGGAAGCCACTGGGGGAGAAATCAAGCAAGTCATTAGTGGTGGGGGTTCCTTAGCTCGCCACTTGGATAACTTCTTTGAGATTATTGGTGTCGAAGTCCTAGTCGGCTATGGGTTAACCGAAACATCTCCCGTTACTAATGCTAGGCGTTCGTATCGTAACCTGCGTTTTAGTGCTGGACTACCTTTACCGGACACTCAAATCCGGATTGTTGACCCTAAGACTCATCAGCCTTTACCCCAAGGTCAACGAGGGTTGGTGATGGTAAAAGGACCACAGGTGATGCAGGAATATTATCACAAACCAGAAGCTACCGCTAAGGCAATTGATCCAGACCGGTGGTTTGATACAGGGGATTTAGGTTGGGTTACCCCCCAGAATGATTTAGTCCTAACTGGCAGAGCCAAAGATACTATAGTTCTCACCAATGGGGAAAATATCGAACCACAACCGATAGAAGATGCTTGTCTGCGCAGTGCTTACATTGACCAGATTATGCTGGTGGGTCAAGACCAAAAGGCATTGGGTGCTTTAATAGTACCAAATCTAGATGCCTTGCAAGGGTGGGCAGCGGCTCAAAATCTTCCCCTTGACGTATCCGCTCCAGATGTTGATTTAAATACTACTAAAGAGGTTCAGAGGTTATACCGGACTGAATTAAACCGAGAAGTCCAAAATCGCCCAGGTTATCGGCAAGATGACCGCATTAGCACCTTTAGGCTGATTCTAGAGCCCTTTTCCCAGGAAAATGGCATGATGACTCAAACCTTTAAAATCCGACGACCTGTAGTCACACAACGCTATCGCGCTATCATTGACGGGATGTTTGCGTGA
- a CDS encoding dihydrolipoamide acetyltransferase family protein — protein sequence MIHEVFMPALSSTMTEGKIVSWEKSPGDKVEKGETVVVVESDKADMDVESFYEGYLATITVSAGDSAPVGAPIALIAETEAEIEAAKQQAAQSTPATDTATPQQATASTPEPVQTALAAVADTPSRRNGRIIASPRARKLAKELRVDLNTLRGSGPHGRIVAEDVEAAAGKGSTPPAPATTTPAPLPTAAVMPTPTPATMPAPLPAPPAAVPLGEVVPFNTLQNAVVRNMMVSLQVPTFRVGYTITTDELDKLYKKIKPKGVTMTGLLAKAVAVTLQKHPLVNASYTERGIQYHSSINVAVAVAMADGGLITPVLRHAEQLDIYSLSRTWKDLVDRARTKQLQPEEYNSGTFTLSNLGMFGVDRFDAILPPGQGSILAIGASRPTVVATPDGMMGVKRQMQVNITCDHRIIYGTDAAAFLQDLAKLIETDPQSLTL from the coding sequence ATGATTCACGAAGTTTTCATGCCCGCCCTCAGTTCAACCATGACCGAAGGCAAAATCGTTTCCTGGGAAAAATCTCCGGGAGACAAAGTCGAAAAAGGTGAAACCGTGGTGGTGGTTGAGTCCGATAAAGCTGATATGGACGTTGAGTCCTTCTATGAAGGCTATCTTGCCACAATCACGGTATCAGCTGGTGACTCTGCTCCGGTGGGAGCCCCGATTGCTCTGATTGCGGAAACGGAAGCGGAAATTGAGGCAGCTAAACAACAAGCTGCCCAATCTACACCAGCTACTGACACAGCAACGCCTCAGCAAGCAACGGCCTCAACCCCAGAACCGGTACAGACAGCTCTTGCTGCAGTTGCTGATACTCCCAGCCGCCGTAATGGCCGAATTATTGCTTCTCCCCGGGCTCGTAAACTAGCGAAGGAATTACGGGTTGATCTCAATACCTTGAGAGGAAGTGGTCCCCATGGCAGGATTGTGGCTGAGGATGTGGAAGCAGCAGCAGGTAAAGGGAGTACTCCCCCGGCACCAGCAACCACCACCCCAGCACCACTGCCGACAGCGGCTGTAATGCCCACTCCCACCCCAGCAACTATGCCAGCACCTCTGCCAGCACCTCCTGCAGCTGTACCCCTGGGAGAAGTGGTGCCGTTCAATACCCTCCAAAATGCAGTGGTGCGGAATATGATGGTCAGCCTGCAAGTGCCTACCTTCAGGGTTGGTTACACCATCACTACCGATGAGTTAGATAAGTTATACAAAAAAATCAAGCCTAAGGGTGTTACCATGACCGGGCTGCTCGCTAAGGCAGTAGCGGTTACCTTGCAGAAGCATCCCCTGGTCAATGCTAGTTATACCGAACGGGGAATTCAATATCACAGTTCCATTAATGTAGCTGTGGCTGTGGCAATGGCTGATGGTGGCTTGATTACCCCAGTATTGCGCCATGCGGAGCAGCTGGATATTTATTCTCTGTCTCGCACTTGGAAAGATTTAGTAGACCGTGCCAGAACTAAGCAGTTGCAGCCAGAGGAATATAACTCGGGTACTTTCACCCTATCCAATTTAGGAATGTTTGGTGTAGACCGGTTTGATGCGATTTTGCCCCCAGGACAGGGTTCTATTTTGGCCATTGGTGCATCCCGTCCTACGGTAGTGGCTACCCCTGACGGCATGATGGGTGTAAAGCGTCAGATGCAAGTGAATATTACCTGTGACCACCGGATTATCTATGGTACTGATGCTGCAGCGTTCTTGCAAGACTTGGCGAAGTTGATTGAAACTGATCCGCAATCGTTAACTCTTTAA
- a CDS encoding ArsR/SmtB family transcription factor — MNLKSPSSQTFCVRKLKVLADNTRLTVMQILMEGPKHVGELKAVLGIEQSLLSHHLRVLRDEGFVRATRDGKAVLYQCSLTIRQGNGSRAIDLGCCCLCFD; from the coding sequence ATGAACTTAAAAAGTCCATCATCTCAAACCTTCTGTGTCCGTAAGCTGAAAGTTTTAGCGGACAACACTCGTCTAACTGTTATGCAAATCCTGATGGAAGGACCAAAGCATGTTGGGGAGCTCAAGGCTGTGTTGGGAATAGAGCAAAGCCTGCTATCCCATCATCTCAGAGTTTTGCGGGATGAGGGATTTGTGAGGGCGACGCGAGATGGTAAGGCTGTGCTTTATCAGTGTTCGCTAACCATTCGGCAAGGAAATGGTAGTAGAGCAATTGATTTGGGATGTTGTTGCCTCTGTTTTGATTAA
- a CDS encoding NF038130 family PEP-CTERM protein — protein MKSTVMKFWLGASIIAGMSAIATAPAVAGSLTGATLTGSDYYKYASDGTNTYLDQNAILSTILQVDASDPGGNVELFASSETLTNSQFDNYTDVTSLTGQIGGKDITLSSLTLADWNSDLDRDGMTLAQQWITDAFTAHGLGYYVNNLVVNTFDNLFRANGGLQRFSDPNISYVNQNATGHISIGLAGHLDARDAFEDTFNQLEQKIALLLPGFQVPLPPSIRASEIVKVEYNGKTEYLYGFVPTASGLVNLEDGTSHNATYQVGFLGAPPGPSSSEPQDVPESSTVLGLIAVAGLFTAGGKLRKANC, from the coding sequence ATGAAAAGCACAGTAATGAAATTTTGGCTCGGGGCCTCAATTATTGCCGGTATGAGTGCGATCGCCACTGCCCCAGCTGTTGCTGGAAGCCTCACGGGAGCTACCCTGACCGGTAGTGACTACTACAAGTATGCATCTGACGGTACGAATACCTATTTAGATCAAAATGCTATTTTGTCAACTATCTTGCAAGTTGACGCTAGTGACCCTGGTGGAAACGTAGAGCTATTTGCCAGCAGTGAAACCCTGACCAACAGCCAATTTGATAACTATACCGATGTCACTAGCCTAACAGGTCAAATTGGTGGTAAGGACATCACCTTGAGCAGTCTGACATTAGCTGACTGGAACAGTGATCTTGATCGTGATGGCATGACCTTAGCTCAGCAGTGGATCACTGATGCCTTCACTGCACATGGTCTTGGATATTATGTTAACAATTTAGTAGTTAATACTTTCGATAATCTATTTCGCGCCAATGGAGGATTGCAACGATTTAGCGATCCCAATATTTCCTACGTCAACCAAAACGCAACAGGCCACATTAGCATTGGGCTAGCAGGTCACCTTGATGCTCGAGATGCGTTCGAAGATACGTTTAATCAGTTGGAACAGAAGATTGCTCTTTTATTGCCTGGTTTTCAAGTACCATTACCACCTAGTATAAGGGCTAGTGAAATTGTCAAGGTTGAATACAATGGGAAAACTGAATACCTTTACGGTTTCGTTCCCACAGCATCTGGGCTAGTCAACCTAGAAGATGGTACATCTCACAATGCCACCTACCAAGTGGGCTTCCTTGGCGCTCCTCCAGGACCGTCTTCATCGGAACCACAAGATGTGCCTGAATCCTCTACTGTGCTTGGTCTAATCGCTGTGGCTGGTTTGTTTACTGCTGGAGGGAAATTGCGAAAAGCTAACTGTTAA
- a CDS encoding phosphate ABC transporter substrate-binding protein, which produces MKNLTTLASMSMGLVACFWLQSCAQSPEVATQSTDQLQGKLVLTGSSTVAPLASEIGKRFESENPGVRVDVQTGGSSRGIADARQGVADIGMVSRDLKQSEKDLQGFAIARDGIGIIVHKTNPVQSLSNEQIVDIYQGKIDNWQDVGGKRAPITVVNKAEGRSTLELFLKYFQLKNSEIKADVVIGDNEQGIKTVAGNPNGIGYVSIGTAEYSSKQNVPIKLLPVAGIAATTENVQNGTFPLSRSLTLVSKTIPVGLDKAFIEFSRSQKVQDIVKEQNFVPLSE; this is translated from the coding sequence ATGAAAAATTTAACAACTCTGGCATCCATGTCTATGGGTTTAGTAGCTTGCTTTTGGCTACAATCCTGTGCCCAATCTCCAGAAGTAGCTACCCAATCAACAGATCAGTTGCAGGGTAAGTTAGTTTTAACCGGTTCTAGTACAGTAGCCCCCCTGGCGTCGGAAATTGGCAAGCGTTTTGAATCGGAAAATCCTGGTGTACGGGTGGATGTGCAAACAGGAGGCTCGTCTCGGGGTATTGCAGATGCTCGCCAAGGAGTCGCTGATATTGGGATGGTGTCTCGTGACCTCAAGCAGAGCGAGAAAGATCTGCAAGGGTTTGCGATCGCTCGTGATGGGATTGGCATTATCGTCCATAAAACTAATCCGGTGCAATCCCTGAGTAATGAACAGATTGTGGATATCTATCAGGGCAAAATTGACAACTGGCAGGATGTGGGAGGCAAGAGGGCACCAATTACAGTAGTCAACAAAGCCGAGGGGCGCTCTACCTTAGAGTTATTTCTGAAGTACTTCCAGCTGAAAAATAGCGAGATTAAGGCAGATGTGGTGATTGGGGATAATGAGCAGGGGATTAAAACAGTAGCGGGTAATCCTAATGGGATTGGTTATGTCTCCATTGGCACAGCAGAATATAGCAGCAAACAGAATGTTCCGATTAAGTTACTGCCCGTTGCTGGAATAGCGGCAACGACAGAAAATGTTCAAAACGGCACATTTCCCCTATCTCGTTCCCTGACGTTAGTAAGCAAAACTATTCCGGTTGGGTTAGATAAAGCATTTATTGAGTTTTCGCGATCGCAAAAGGTACAAGACATTGTTAAAGAGCAAAACTTTGTCCCCCTCTCGGAGTGA
- the arsM gene encoding arsenosugar biosynthesis arsenite methyltransferase ArsM yields the protein MTYLETTAEFYSEVAQTPQVGLCCVQSSPLQLPGLKIPPLMADMNYGCGTTVHPTELSNQPTVLYVGVGGGLEALQFAYFSQRPGGVIAVEPVEAMREAATRNLKIAAQDNSWFDQSFVEIREGDAFALPMPDDSVDVVAQNCLFNIFEPADLMKALKEAYRVLKPGGRLLMSDPIATRPIPPHLQEDERLRAMCLSGALTYQSYVQHLVRSGFGQVEIRAKRPYRLLDCQNYNLEEPLLLESLDSVSFKVVIPEDGPCIFTGKTAIYMGAEEFFDDNAGHILSRGVPAAVCDKTAAKLAKVNPEEILVTDSTWHYVGGGCC from the coding sequence ATGACCTATCTCGAAACAACTGCTGAATTTTATTCTGAAGTCGCCCAAACACCCCAAGTTGGTTTGTGTTGTGTCCAAAGTAGCCCCTTACAACTGCCAGGACTGAAAATTCCTCCACTGATGGCGGATATGAATTATGGTTGCGGTACTACGGTACATCCCACCGAACTCAGCAATCAGCCAACTGTCCTCTATGTCGGTGTTGGTGGTGGATTGGAGGCGTTACAGTTTGCTTATTTTTCCCAACGTCCAGGGGGTGTGATTGCTGTTGAGCCAGTCGAGGCCATGCGGGAGGCGGCTACCCGTAACCTGAAGATTGCTGCTCAAGACAATTCCTGGTTTGACCAGAGTTTTGTGGAAATTCGGGAAGGGGATGCCTTTGCCCTACCGATGCCAGATGATTCTGTAGATGTGGTTGCTCAGAATTGCCTATTCAACATTTTTGAACCGGCTGACCTGATGAAGGCACTCAAAGAAGCCTATCGAGTTTTAAAACCAGGTGGACGACTGTTAATGAGTGACCCGATTGCAACTCGTCCGATTCCACCCCATCTACAGGAAGATGAGCGGCTACGAGCTATGTGTCTGTCTGGTGCGCTCACTTATCAATCCTATGTCCAACACTTGGTCAGGTCAGGTTTTGGTCAAGTAGAAATTCGAGCAAAGCGTCCCTATCGGCTTCTGGATTGCCAAAACTACAACCTCGAAGAACCCCTGCTGCTGGAAAGTCTGGATTCTGTTTCTTTCAAAGTTGTGATCCCAGAAGATGGACCATGCATTTTTACTGGCAAGACAGCAATTTACATGGGCGCGGAAGAGTTTTTTGATGACAATGCGGGACACATCCTCTCCCGTGGTGTGCCAGCTGCTGTTTGTGATAAAACAGCCGCGAAATTAGCAAAGGTGAATCCAGAAGAAATCTTAGTCACTGATTCAACTTGGCACTATGTTGGTGGTGGTTGTTGTTAG
- a CDS encoding alpha/beta fold hydrolase — protein sequence MTTQVIATPSNTPIPGTYWQWRGESIYYVQAGEKPSGYPPLLLIHGFGASTDHWRKNIAQLSQDFEVWAIDLLGFGRSAKPDGEYSGNLWRDQLHDFITEVIGQPVVLAGNSLGGYAALCVAGQRPSSAAGLVLLNSAGPFSDTQPVTKVNPVKKVLNQVTKSIFLQPWASFLLFQYLRRPSIIRKTLQKVYLDQDAVTEQLVDEIYRPSCDPGAAQVFASVFKSPQGEKVDVLLEQMTCPLLMLWGEGDPWIKSRERGAKFREYYPQLTEYYLQAGHCPHDEIPEQVNDLIRSWVIANR from the coding sequence GTGACTACCCAGGTAATTGCTACCCCTTCTAATACTCCCATCCCTGGAACTTACTGGCAGTGGCGGGGGGAATCTATATATTATGTACAGGCTGGAGAGAAGCCATCAGGATACCCACCGTTACTACTAATTCACGGATTTGGGGCATCTACAGACCACTGGCGCAAAAACATTGCTCAATTGAGTCAGGATTTTGAAGTTTGGGCGATTGACTTGTTGGGGTTTGGACGTTCTGCTAAACCAGATGGGGAGTACAGTGGCAATTTGTGGCGAGACCAGTTGCATGATTTTATTACAGAGGTGATTGGTCAACCAGTAGTCTTAGCTGGAAACTCCTTGGGGGGTTATGCAGCTTTGTGTGTCGCTGGACAGCGTCCTAGCTCCGCCGCAGGTTTAGTATTGCTCAATAGTGCTGGACCGTTTAGTGATACTCAACCTGTCACTAAGGTCAATCCTGTTAAAAAAGTGCTCAATCAGGTAACCAAATCAATTTTTCTACAACCTTGGGCAAGTTTCCTGTTATTCCAGTACCTGCGGCGACCGTCAATCATTCGCAAAACCCTCCAGAAGGTTTATCTTGACCAGGATGCAGTAACGGAACAGTTAGTAGACGAGATTTATCGCCCGTCTTGTGATCCTGGTGCTGCTCAGGTATTTGCCTCCGTGTTCAAGTCACCCCAAGGGGAAAAAGTCGATGTGTTGTTGGAACAGATGACTTGTCCGTTATTGATGCTATGGGGAGAAGGGGATCCTTGGATCAAGAGCAGAGAACGGGGAGCAAAGTTTAGGGAATATTATCCTCAGTTAACCGAATATTATCTACAGGCAGGACACTGTCCCCATGATGAGATACCAGAACAGGTGAATGATCTGATCAGGTCTTGGGTGATCGCTAATCGCTAA
- the clpS gene encoding ATP-dependent Clp protease adapter ClpS, which translates to MSVETIEKRSTVRKHAPRYRVLLHNDDFNSMEYVVKTLMETVASLTQPQAVNIMMEAHTSGLALVITCAQEHAEFYCETLKNRGLSSTIEPDE; encoded by the coding sequence TTGTCAGTCGAAACCATTGAGAAGCGTTCAACAGTTCGTAAACACGCGCCTCGCTATCGCGTATTGCTCCATAATGATGACTTCAACTCTATGGAGTATGTGGTGAAAACCTTGATGGAAACTGTGGCGAGTTTGACTCAACCTCAAGCAGTCAACATTATGATGGAAGCCCATACATCCGGGCTGGCATTGGTGATTACCTGTGCTCAAGAGCATGCTGAGTTTTATTGCGAAACCCTGAAGAACCGGGGTCTGAGTAGTACAATTGAACCTGACGAATAA